From a single Tursiops truncatus isolate mTurTru1 chromosome 20, mTurTru1.mat.Y, whole genome shotgun sequence genomic region:
- the NT5M gene encoding 5'(3')-deoxyribonucleotidase, mitochondrial isoform X3, translated as MVCSPGVGSHQRWAQGCSCPEEAEGLPKSGKVGLGGRPRQGSSTSPRDLSSPGSTREANTHGQPTFGASCASRGRDAPHRRVAGAGLHRAPRAQDAPQPARTYAWVEKHFGPDFLEQIVLTRDKTVVSADLLIDDRVDITGAEPNPHWEHVLFTACHNRHMRLQPPGRRLHSWADDWRAVLDSKRPR; from the exons ATGGTCTGTTCCCCGGGGGTGGGTTCCCACCAGAGGTGGGCCCAGGGATGCTCCTGCCCCGAGGAAGCTGAGGGGCTTCCCAAGTCTGGGAAGGTGGGGCTCGGGGGCCGACCTCGGCAGGGGTCCAGCACGTCCCCTCGGGACCTCTCCTCGCCCGGCTCCACGCGAGAAGCAAACACACACGGTCAGCCAACGTTCGGCGCCTCCTGCGCTTCACGCGGAAGGGATGCGCCTCATCGGCGCGTCGCGGGCGCTGGCCTCCACCGTGCGCCTCGTGCTCAGGACGCCCCTCAACCCGCCAGGACC TACGCCTGGGTGGAGAAGCACTTCGGCCCTGACTTTCTAGAGCAGATCGTGCTGACCAGAGACAAGACCGTGGTCTCCGCCGACCTCCTCATAGACGACCGCGTGGACATCACAG GGGCCGAGCCGAACCCCCACTGGGAGCACGTGCTCTTCACGGCCTGTCACAACCGGCATATGCGGCTGCAGCCCCCCGGCCGCAGGTTGCACTCATGGGCAGACGACTGGAGGGCCGTCCTGGACAGCAAGCGGCCCCGCTGA